In Kitasatospora gansuensis, a genomic segment contains:
- a CDS encoding PucR family transcriptional regulator: MIVGDLLELDDLHIEVAWATRELLDREVTGVTSTDLHDPARYLQAGELVLTGLVWWHPEDASASLRFANSLRSAEVSALLAGEGTHGAVPAELIDACRRHGIALLSVPAGTSFRAVTDRVYLRLWGDLQARSEGVAAVPAAIRRELAGLLHAGAAPADILARAVAGLGLPDCSLVTAGGRVLGSSAPGLGLGLGSAVPVGPPGTSPFDGWLLRPHATPTPTATTVLHGLAELLAPLATRARATAAAQRQAAVRVVELLHRGGGLGLDEALAACGLPGRQPLTPIVVRIENGPEAWAAAALAEALHRLDAPFVAAPDGRGGATGLSAAGEAEVGAALRATWPTLNGRLTERQQLRAGVGPTAAATLPELRGALVQAGYALDSQAAGAVGSSLELGSLAALLRGVPAEVKASFRSRLLAPLAEHDRTNTVSLLATLDSFLSHDASWSRTAQALHIHVNTVHYRIKRIEELTGRSLVRLEDRLDLRAALICGD; the protein is encoded by the coding sequence ATGATCGTCGGGGACCTGCTGGAGCTGGACGACCTGCACATCGAGGTGGCCTGGGCGACCCGCGAGCTGCTGGACCGCGAGGTCACCGGGGTCACCTCCACCGACCTCCACGATCCGGCGCGCTATCTGCAGGCGGGCGAACTGGTCCTCACCGGGCTGGTCTGGTGGCATCCCGAGGACGCCTCGGCCTCGCTGCGGTTCGCCAACTCCCTGCGCAGCGCCGAGGTGTCCGCCCTGCTCGCGGGCGAGGGCACCCACGGAGCCGTCCCCGCCGAGCTGATCGACGCCTGCCGTCGGCACGGGATAGCCCTGCTGTCGGTGCCGGCCGGGACCAGCTTCCGGGCCGTCACCGACCGGGTGTACCTGCGGCTTTGGGGCGATCTCCAGGCGCGCTCGGAAGGCGTCGCGGCCGTTCCGGCCGCGATCCGGCGGGAGTTGGCCGGCCTGCTGCACGCGGGCGCGGCACCGGCCGACATCCTCGCCCGCGCGGTGGCCGGCCTCGGCCTGCCGGACTGCTCCCTGGTCACGGCCGGCGGGCGGGTCCTGGGCTCCTCGGCTCCCGGGCTCGGGCTCGGGCTCGGCAGCGCGGTGCCGGTCGGACCGCCGGGCACCTCGCCGTTCGACGGCTGGCTGCTGCGCCCGCACGCGACGCCCACACCCACCGCCACCACCGTGCTGCACGGGCTGGCGGAACTGCTCGCCCCGCTCGCCACCCGCGCCCGGGCGACGGCCGCGGCGCAGCGTCAAGCAGCCGTACGGGTGGTGGAGTTGCTCCACCGGGGCGGCGGGCTGGGCCTCGACGAGGCGCTGGCCGCCTGCGGCCTGCCCGGGCGGCAGCCCCTCACGCCGATCGTCGTACGGATCGAGAACGGCCCCGAAGCCTGGGCCGCCGCAGCCCTCGCCGAGGCCCTGCACCGGCTCGACGCGCCGTTCGTCGCCGCCCCCGACGGTCGGGGCGGTGCGACCGGGCTGTCGGCGGCCGGTGAAGCCGAGGTCGGCGCCGCCCTCCGGGCCACCTGGCCGACGCTGAACGGCAGACTGACGGAGCGTCAGCAGCTGCGCGCGGGCGTCGGCCCCACCGCCGCGGCCACCCTGCCGGAGTTGCGGGGCGCGCTGGTGCAGGCCGGCTACGCGCTGGACTCGCAGGCGGCCGGCGCCGTCGGCAGCAGCCTCGAACTCGGCTCGCTGGCAGCCCTGTTGCGCGGTGTACCGGCCGAGGTCAAGGCATCGTTCCGCAGCAGGCTGCTGGCGCCGCTGGCCGAGCACGACCGGACCAACACCGTCTCGCTGCTCGCCACGCTCGACTCCTTCCTGAGCCACGACGCCTCCTGGTCCCGCACGGCGCAGGCCCTGCACATCCACGTGAACACCGTGCACTACCGGATCAAGCGCATCGAGGAACTCACCGGCCGCAGCCTGGTCCGGCTCGAGGACCGGCTCGACCTCCGGGCCGCCCTGATCTGCGGCGACTGA
- a CDS encoding Ig-like domain-containing protein, giving the protein MHFRPIARPRTLRSRLLIAGAAGLLTATVTPFTATADPATPCGTGGVLTTSPFTCDYTAVGTDTFTVPDGVTAVSIDLFGAEGGSAAGFVAPNPPNAGAPGGLGGETRATLAVRAGQVLRITLGAAGSSGTSRHGEYARPGGVGHGAGGGGAHGGGGSGGGGSDVRVDGLDGSDRVLVAGGGGGAGNGGPQLRGGDGGGPAGGTGGQSGVEGAGLAGAGGTGTAPGAGSPNSRLGGPGVAGSDIDPDTGLPNPGSGGPGGNGGRGGNGGGGGGGGYFGGAGGSGGGNPGNLPGAGGGGGSSFAAPTATGVALLPGVNHGNGRAVVSFRYGTLVSLTPDTSTPLFGHSVTVTATVASAVGAPNGTVTFSDGTTPLATVPLTAGQAAFSTGGFQPGAHAITAHYDGDAGFVPSATTTDLVVGFSRPCLTTAHHGPLTVAADEALCIAAGGTQNGPVTVRPGGSLAIADAAVTGPLTSDGALALTICRSTLTGPVSVGRTSGHVLLGSDPAHPTACGGNTIRGPLTLNANTGCVQTLDTTVTGPVRVTGPRSGSCD; this is encoded by the coding sequence GTGCACTTTCGTCCGATTGCCCGTCCCCGTACGCTCCGATCCAGGCTGCTGATCGCCGGCGCGGCCGGTCTGCTGACCGCCACGGTGACACCGTTCACCGCGACCGCCGACCCGGCTACCCCCTGCGGAACGGGCGGCGTGCTGACCACGTCACCGTTCACCTGCGACTACACCGCCGTGGGCACCGACACCTTCACCGTTCCCGACGGGGTGACCGCGGTGAGCATCGACCTGTTCGGCGCCGAAGGCGGCAGCGCGGCCGGGTTCGTCGCGCCCAACCCGCCGAACGCGGGTGCACCCGGCGGGCTCGGCGGTGAGACCCGGGCGACGCTGGCCGTCCGCGCGGGGCAGGTCCTCCGGATCACGCTGGGCGCAGCCGGAAGTTCCGGCACCTCCCGGCACGGCGAGTACGCCCGGCCGGGCGGCGTCGGCCACGGAGCCGGTGGGGGCGGTGCGCACGGCGGGGGCGGCTCCGGCGGCGGTGGCTCCGACGTGCGGGTCGACGGCCTCGACGGATCGGATCGGGTGCTGGTGGCGGGCGGCGGCGGAGGGGCAGGCAACGGCGGACCCCAGCTGCGCGGCGGGGACGGCGGCGGCCCGGCCGGCGGAACCGGCGGCCAGAGCGGCGTCGAGGGGGCCGGCCTGGCCGGCGCCGGCGGAACCGGGACCGCACCCGGGGCGGGCAGCCCCAACTCCCGCCTCGGCGGCCCCGGCGTGGCCGGCAGCGACATCGACCCCGACACCGGTCTGCCCAACCCCGGCAGCGGCGGCCCCGGGGGCAACGGCGGTCGCGGCGGCAACGGCGGCGGCGGGGGTGGCGGCGGCTACTTCGGCGGCGCGGGCGGCTCCGGCGGCGGAAACCCGGGCAACCTCCCAGGCGCGGGCGGCGGCGGGGGCAGCAGCTTCGCCGCCCCGACCGCGACCGGGGTCGCCCTCCTCCCGGGCGTCAACCACGGCAACGGCAGGGCGGTCGTCTCGTTCCGGTACGGCACCTTGGTCTCGCTCACCCCCGACACGTCCACCCCGCTGTTCGGGCACTCGGTGACCGTCACCGCCACCGTCGCCTCGGCTGTGGGCGCCCCGAACGGTACGGTCACCTTCTCGGACGGGACGACGCCACTGGCCACCGTCCCGCTGACTGCCGGTCAGGCTGCCTTCAGCACCGGCGGGTTCCAGCCCGGGGCCCACGCGATCACCGCCCACTACGACGGGGACGCCGGCTTCGTACCGAGCGCCACGACCACCGATCTCGTGGTCGGCTTCAGCCGGCCGTGCCTCACGACGGCCCACCACGGTCCCCTGACCGTGGCCGCCGACGAGGCGCTCTGCATCGCCGCCGGCGGCACCCAGAACGGACCGGTCACGGTCCGTCCCGGCGGATCCCTGGCCATTGCGGACGCCGCCGTCACCGGTCCCCTGACCTCCGACGGCGCCCTCGCCCTCACGATCTGCCGCTCGACCCTCACCGGTCCGGTCAGCGTCGGGCGGACCAGCGGCCACGTCCTGCTCGGCTCGGATCCCGCCCACCCGACGGCCTGCGGCGGAAACACCATCCGGGGCCCGCTGACCCTGAACGCCAACACCGGCTGCGTCCAGACCCTCGACACCACGGTCACCGGGCCGGTCCGGGTCACCGGCCCGCGGTCGGGGTCGTGCGACTGA
- a CDS encoding acyl-CoA dehydrogenase family protein, with protein MDKVFDLFRLSEEHEMLREAVRSLAEAKIAPFAAEVDEQGRFPQEALDALQANELHAVHVPEEYGGAGADALATVIVIEEIARVCASSSLIPAVNKLGSLPVQLSGSEELKAKYLGALARGEGMFSYCLSEPDAGSDAAGMKTRAVRDGDFWVLNGVKRWITNAGVSEFYTVLAVTDPELRTKGISAFVVEKGDAGVSFGAPEKKLGIKGSPTREVYFDNVRIPADRMIGAEGTGFATAMKTLDHTRVTIAAQAVGIAQGALDYAKGYVRERKQFGKPIGDFQGVQFMLADMAMKLEAARQLTYAAAAKSQRVDADLTFFGAAAKCFASDAAMEITVDAVQLLGGYGYTRDYPLERMMRDAKITQIYEGTNQIQRIVMSRNLP; from the coding sequence ATGGACAAGGTGTTCGATCTCTTCCGGCTTTCCGAGGAGCACGAGATGCTCCGGGAGGCGGTGCGGTCGCTGGCGGAGGCGAAGATCGCCCCGTTCGCGGCGGAGGTGGACGAGCAGGGCCGGTTCCCGCAGGAGGCGCTGGACGCGTTGCAGGCCAATGAGCTGCACGCGGTGCATGTGCCGGAGGAGTACGGCGGTGCGGGTGCGGACGCGCTGGCGACGGTGATCGTGATCGAGGAGATCGCGCGGGTGTGCGCTTCGTCCTCGCTGATCCCGGCGGTCAACAAGCTGGGTTCGCTGCCGGTGCAGCTGTCGGGCTCGGAGGAGCTGAAGGCGAAGTACCTGGGTGCGCTGGCCCGGGGCGAGGGTATGTTCTCGTACTGCCTCTCGGAGCCGGACGCGGGTTCGGACGCGGCGGGGATGAAGACCCGCGCGGTGCGCGACGGCGACTTCTGGGTGCTCAACGGTGTGAAGCGCTGGATCACCAACGCGGGTGTCTCGGAGTTCTACACGGTGCTCGCCGTGACCGACCCGGAGCTGCGCACGAAGGGCATCTCGGCGTTCGTGGTGGAGAAGGGCGACGCGGGTGTGTCGTTCGGCGCGCCGGAGAAGAAGCTCGGGATCAAGGGCTCGCCGACCCGCGAGGTCTACTTCGACAACGTGCGGATCCCGGCGGACCGGATGATCGGCGCCGAGGGCACCGGTTTCGCGACCGCGATGAAGACCCTGGACCACACCCGGGTGACCATCGCCGCGCAGGCGGTGGGCATCGCGCAGGGCGCGCTGGACTACGCCAAGGGCTACGTGCGGGAGCGCAAGCAGTTCGGCAAGCCGATCGGTGACTTCCAGGGCGTGCAGTTCATGCTGGCCGACATGGCGATGAAGCTGGAGGCCGCCCGGCAGCTCACCTACGCGGCCGCCGCGAAGTCCCAGCGGGTCGACGCCGACCTGACGTTCTTCGGCGCGGCCGCCAAGTGCTTCGCCTCGGACGCCGCGATGGAGATCACCGTCGACGCCGTCCAGCTGCTCGGCGGTTACGGGTACACCCGTGACTACCCGCTGGAGCGGATGATGCGCGACGCCAAGATCACCCAGATCTACGAGGGCACCAACCAGATCCAGCGGATCGTCATGTCCCGCAACCTCCCGTAG
- a CDS encoding electron transfer flavoprotein subunit beta/FixA family protein, translating to MSLRIVVCVKYVPDATGDRRFADDTTTDRDAVDGLLSELDEYGVEQALRIAETHGDAEVTVLTVGPDDAKDALRKALSMGADKAVHVNDDDIHGTDVIGTSAIIAKALETTGYDLVVCGMASTDGTMGVLPALLAERLGVPQATLLSEVTLDGTTVTGRRDGDAATEQISATLPAVISVTDQSGEARYPSFKGIMAAKKKPVTSLDLDDLGIDTDTVGLTGAWTAVETITARPARTAGTIVKDEGEGGKALAAYLVEQKFI from the coding sequence GTGAGCTTGAGGATCGTTGTCTGTGTGAAGTACGTGCCCGACGCGACCGGTGACCGTCGCTTCGCGGACGACACCACCACCGACCGGGACGCCGTGGACGGCCTCCTGTCGGAGCTGGACGAGTACGGCGTGGAGCAGGCCCTGCGCATCGCCGAAACCCACGGCGACGCCGAGGTCACCGTCCTGACGGTGGGCCCCGACGACGCCAAGGACGCCCTGCGCAAGGCCCTGTCCATGGGCGCCGACAAGGCCGTCCACGTCAACGACGACGACATCCACGGCACCGACGTGATCGGCACCTCCGCCATCATCGCCAAGGCCCTGGAGACCACCGGCTACGACCTCGTCGTGTGCGGCATGGCCTCCACCGACGGCACCATGGGCGTCCTCCCGGCCCTGCTCGCCGAACGCCTCGGCGTCCCCCAGGCCACCCTGCTCTCCGAGGTCACCCTCGACGGCACCACCGTGACCGGCCGCCGCGACGGCGACGCCGCCACCGAGCAGATCTCCGCCACCCTGCCCGCCGTCATCTCCGTCACCGACCAGTCCGGCGAAGCCCGCTACCCCTCCTTCAAGGGCATCATGGCCGCCAAGAAGAAGCCGGTCACCTCCCTCGACCTCGACGACCTCGGCATCGACACCGACACCGTCGGCCTCACCGGTGCCTGGACCGCCGTCGAGACGATCACCGCCCGCCCCGCCCGCACCGCCGGCACCATCGTCAAGGACGAGGGCGAGGGCGGCAAGGCCCTGGCCGCCTACCTCGTCGAGCAGAAGTTCATCTAA
- a CDS encoding electron transfer flavoprotein subunit alpha/FixB family protein yields the protein MAEILVLVDHADGVVRKPALELLTLARRIGEPSAVVLGAGPAATDIAAKAAEYGAAKVYTADGAEFTDQLVVPKVDALTQIATAANAGAVLVTSSGEGKEIAARVALRLGSGIITDAVDLEAGTDGSPVATQSVFAASFQVKSKVSHGTPVITVKPNSTTPEAAPAAGTVETASVEFTGNAATVTARTPRVSSGRPELTEAAIVVSGGRGVGAAEGFAVVEDLADALGAAVGASRAAVDAGWYPHTNQVGQTGKQVSPQLYVAAGISGAIQHRAGMQTSKTIVAINKDPEAPIFELVDYGVVGDLFTVLPQLTTEVKTRKG from the coding sequence ATGGCTGAGATCCTGGTTCTCGTGGACCACGCCGACGGTGTGGTCCGCAAGCCGGCCCTCGAACTGCTCACCCTGGCCCGCCGCATCGGCGAGCCCTCGGCGGTCGTCCTGGGCGCCGGCCCGGCCGCCACCGACATCGCCGCCAAGGCCGCCGAATACGGCGCCGCCAAGGTCTACACCGCCGACGGCGCCGAGTTCACCGACCAGCTCGTCGTCCCCAAGGTCGACGCGCTGACCCAGATCGCCACCGCCGCCAACGCCGGCGCGGTGCTCGTCACCTCCTCCGGCGAGGGCAAGGAGATCGCCGCCCGCGTCGCCCTGCGCCTTGGCTCCGGCATCATCACCGACGCCGTCGACCTCGAAGCCGGCACCGACGGCAGCCCCGTCGCCACCCAGTCGGTGTTCGCCGCCTCCTTCCAGGTCAAGTCCAAGGTCTCGCACGGCACCCCGGTCATCACCGTCAAGCCGAACTCCACCACCCCGGAGGCCGCCCCGGCCGCCGGCACCGTCGAGACCGCGAGCGTGGAGTTCACCGGCAACGCCGCCACCGTCACCGCCCGCACCCCCCGCGTCTCCTCGGGGCGCCCCGAGCTCACCGAAGCCGCCATCGTCGTCTCCGGTGGCCGCGGCGTCGGCGCAGCCGAAGGCTTCGCCGTCGTCGAGGACCTCGCGGACGCGCTCGGCGCGGCCGTCGGCGCCTCCCGCGCCGCCGTCGACGCCGGCTGGTACCCCCACACCAACCAGGTCGGCCAGACCGGCAAGCAGGTCTCCCCCCAGCTCTACGTCGCGGCCGGCATCTCCGGCGCCATCCAGCACCGCGCCGGCATGCAGACCTCCAAGACCATCGTCGCCATCAACAAGGACCCCGAAGCCCCCATCTTCGAACTCGTCGACTACGGCGTCGTCGGAGACCTCTTCACCGTCCTCCCCCAGCTCACCACCGAGGTCAAGACCCGCAAGGGCTGA